In Pelecanus crispus isolate bPelCri1 chromosome 16, bPelCri1.pri, whole genome shotgun sequence, the following proteins share a genomic window:
- the SH3BGRL3 gene encoding LOW QUALITY PROTEIN: SH3 domain-binding glutamic acid-rich-like protein 3 (The sequence of the model RefSeq protein was modified relative to this genomic sequence to represent the inferred CDS: inserted 1 base in 1 codon) produces MPGPAGPIGPRSHMPGGGGAAXLPPFQPPSAGLSAGSGRDRSMSTLKVYSTSVTGSREIKSQQSEVTRILDGKNIKYELVDISQDNALREEMRAKAGNPKAIPPQIVNGDHYCGDYELFVEAVEQNTLQEFLKLA; encoded by the exons ATgcccgggcccgccggcccCATTGGTCCCCGCAGTCACatgccgggcggcggcggggccg cgctcccTCCCTTCCAGCCTCCCTCCGCCGGGCTGAGCGCAGGGAGCGGCCGCGATCGCAGCATGAGCACCCTCAAGGTCTACAGCACCTCGGTGACCGGATCCCGGGAg ATCAAATCCCAACAGAGCGAAGTAACCAGAATCCTCGATGGGAAAAACATCAAGTACGAGCTGGTGGATATCTCCCAGGACAATGCTCTCCGGGAGGAGATGAGGGCGAAGGCGGGCAACCCCAAAGCCATCCCACCCCAGATCGTCAATGGAGACCACTACTGCGGG GATTATGAGCTCTTCGTGGAAGCGGTGGAGCAAAACACTCTGCAGGAGTTCCTGAAGCTGGCCTGA